Below is a genomic region from Amphiura filiformis chromosome 19, Afil_fr2py, whole genome shotgun sequence.
catgtcagtacattttgctgttgtgtcagttggacaactgtttggttactgaccagggtttagagtagagtattgaagtaatcctgtgtgcaatttttgttcatttttatggagaggattttaagctatgaccttgtgaaaaaattcTTTTTGGGGCCAGTTTACAATTATTCCTCAGCTCGTGTGTCTCCACATTTTATATTTCCAATACATCACTGTAAATTCGCgacaaaagtcaaattttcagcACAAGCCGCCGGCCgcgccgtatcacatactgacgtatttgcaaaatacgcatttcgagaaaatcgaacttgaaaatctagcgattttcatttgctgcataatcttgattaaaatattattgtcgattaaaaccaggttaacagtaatgcaaatataccataataattttcaatataattcacttatcactatcagaggaAAAaacacttatcactatcagagcaaaaaatcaatcaaaatacgtcactatgtaaacattACTAATTTCATTTTCGCAGTTCAATTAAGTGACAAATTCGTCGctcaaatacgtcagtatgtgaaaaagaCAAAACAGAAATTTTGCCGTGCATTGttagagtcgcgcaaatacgtatcgcaaatacgtcagtatgtgaaacggcaaattattcaaattgcagatacgatatactgggcttgcgcagtataggcgATCGGCAAATactcgttatgtgatgcagacatttcaaggttttttttaaataagacataattaaattaattaatatctttttGAGGCATGATGTTTGGTGATATAAAGTAGAAAATAATAAACTAATATACCTATTTTCTCCattagattaaaaaaattaaattcgaggactgttatatatcaaaaatgtcatcATATATTCTTATCCCCGGGCGCCCTAGCTAGGCTATGCCACTGTCGGAAACGTATACTTGTCTTTCAAGTACGCCACTATGAGTTGCAACCGATGATTTTAATCACCGCAATCCTCAAAATAAGAACGTAATGTACATCCATTCAGCATACATCTTTCCTGTGTGTATCAATTCAAATCGTTatgattttttatcataaaagtaaaataaaatgtcTTTTGCATTATGCAGTTTGTCAATTGGCAAATAAGGATTGCCGTCTGGTATATGACGTCTATCAACGCTGTTGGGTATCAGAAAAGGGTCAAGTACCACGAGGAGGTATAGGTCTATTGAGTGGATGGTATGACGCATGCGCAGGTAATTAATCTTTAAAATAATGATCATAAATGTATTACATTAACTTTATTTACACTATATGCTTTTTTTTATATGCTACACATCCAATGTGCGTGGGATCTCGTTGGAAAAATGCATACCGTGTATAAATGTGGATAAAGTTACCTTAAAGAAATAGTCCCCCTCTTTACTTTAAACGTCTGTTTATTATGTTTTTTTGTTGTCGTTACTCTGTGCCTTCTTATATTGGAATATATAGGTTGGATCCCAGCTCACAGCAGGGCTCGGACTTTCAAATTCGGCAAGTCATGGTCCAAACCTATAGACTTCCATTTTGCCACCAAGACTGGAAACCCACGTGGATTCAATCCTACCGATGTAACTAATATGACGTTTGGTTTTGTAGATGGATTCGTCAATGATGAATTCTGTTTAGCTCGTCAAACTTCTATAAAGGTATGTTTTACGGCCTAATAAATTAGATTGCATTTACTTGTAcgtgacaaaatttacaaaattacaaacgTGAATGCGCCATAGTCCTTACCCAGCAaactaaaacgtttttaaaacgttttatactgggttttggggggggggtataaaTGTTTTTAACATTAAATGTCATGTTAATTATTGAAGTTATAAAAAGTTTTGtgtaaaaaacactacaacaacattttaatatGTTGTCCAAATGTTATTGTAGAATATTTCGTCAACAATTTAATATCATTATATGTTAGACTATTATACGAAaagctttcaccatgttcacaaacCACCCGATTTGAGTAGCAGAACATGCAAAAATACATTGAATACTGTTCAGCATATCATGTTTAGAATCATGCAAGAGTATCCTCTCTTCATCTGGAGGACAGCATCTCATGTATCAAATTTAGTGGATATGATACTTTAAAACAGTAATTGCGCCCTATAAGTTGCATTTCAAGGTTTAACATTAAGGTCTTTTTAGAGACACCCCGTCACTCTTACGGTTACTCTTGCCTTCTTGCACTGCCTGGGCCCTTATATTGgtgtcccacttggagtgttttgtCGTCATATTGGAGTCACTagccttgatgtttttttgttgatactggaaaATATCAAGGCCGCGGGGCCGGCATGCTCGAGGctggcgactcccatacgacgactaaacactccaagtgagaccccaatataagggccccgcaggtgaAGAAAGCAAGAGCAACCTTAAGGGCGACggccccataatttccctcatgcTTCAGGTCCATTCTTTCTTTGTAAGCCttcggcgcaaccttgaacaatgtTGTCTTTAAGTAATACTGTGTTTGAGCTATTTTAACCCTAATAACAGAGCGCGTCCGAGCCAGGAAGCAATAAGGTGACGCGTATATTGTGTGGTTAAGATCCCCCTTTTTTTCAACATCGCTGTCGCCCAAGGACCCACATTAATGTTGTTTCCAACACTTGCATTGTCAttcaaagacccttatttttccacTCAACATATCACCCAAggaccttatttttccatttgaataACAACTTCTATTTACCACTGATTCTAGTTTATCACACCATTTGTCACTTTGAAGTAGAGgttcaatgtgtcaaatatccGGTAAAATCTTGTAGCAATCTTGCAATTGAATATCAATTTGCTTTGTCTTACGCCCTTCTACTTCAAATCATAATTGTCGCCGCTCCGTTTTGTAAATGTGTATGCTGAACTTTCTTACTATGATTATTGTGTCCGGGTTACGGTGTTTGCTAAACTACGATTCCGGGCTTCTTTGCAGGGATCTACACTGTCGGTCTCGCAAATGCAACACTATGATACGTATGCTGACATGTTAAACGCTGTTCTTTCCGGTGAGGTGAGTTATCTCAATGCTGTTCTGACCATCCCGTTTATATATATTGTTTATATTAAGGGCTCTGATAGGGGCAAACTTGAAGTACGGGTAACTGGAAAGGGGAAgcgacgagttaccccaaatcacacgCCAGGTAATGACCGGGCCCCCGAGTGCGaatgtgtatttattttggaagattCATGTTTGTTTAAagttttggggcgtttttcccaaGTTTGGcacattgttattattaatataCATTACTCGGTGGTCACTCGATAGTTGGCCCAACACTAACTTAAAATATTCTTGATCCTTCACACAGCTCAAAAGAGTTTGCCATGATTTACCATGGGTAAGTTCTGTAAATTTAGTCCATTGACTAAGGTCAGTGACCATTGTTGATGATTTAAGAAGATAAAGAAATGCCAGAAGCTATTCTATGGAGAAGGACCATGGAGTACATTgtataatcaatatttttgacaaaaggagttaaTTTGTACATTTGATTATTTAAATAGCTTCTCCAAATCACTGTGTAAACATCCACtccaaaatctgattgctattattataattatgggTGTGTGGACAACAACAGAATTAGTTTCTCCATAGGGCCTGTACTTAAAGCAATTTTTGGAACTGGCCGGTGATTAAGTCTTAAGCAATAATAGGGACAATGAATGCAAATTGCAAATCAATAACTATACAAAactattatatgtttaaatttgcgTATGgtaagaaaatggtaaaaatataaaCGGTGTACCATAATACGTACGCCACTTTGTAATGCCCTTTTCCCGTAAACATATGGTACAGTTTTATCACACTGTGTAAGATACACTACTTTGCGACACTCTTTCCTCTATTAACGACATTCTTCTGTTTCATATACCGACGTAACTTtgcaatattattgtttttaccCATTTAAAAGCTAAAATTCCAAGAAACACACGCACAGGAATGTACGTTGAACACTGGAACAGTTTTCATACAGACTACAGTAAATTTTAAATTAGTGCAAATACACCACACCACACCCCTATTACAAATAGGCATTTATTCAAGCTCAATTTTCTCCGAAATGCCCTTTACAGTAGGCCCCCTGTcacttgatcgataacgcaaaacgGAAGTAATTAAAGCTGACAAACGCAACTACCCCATAATCCACACAAAAACACCACACACAAACACCAACATCCCAAACACCCATCCAAAAACATCTCCACCACCCCCACGCCCCTACACACACGCCCGCACCCCATAACCAACAACCCAACCACAACACCACCCTTATACACACACACCAACAAGTACACTAATATTAAAAATAATCGGGACAAACGAACCCCAAATGTCACCAATGTTCAAAACTATTAAAATATGTTCAACGTTCAATTTCATTGTCTTAGGTGGATGTGTGTATTTCGTATGGCAGTGCCGGTGCCGCTCTCCCACCTGGCTTAACTATATTAGAAGATCCGGTGTTGGACTGCTCCTTGAACCATTCAGGTGGCGCTGTTATGATGCGTATGGATAATCCGTTATTAGAATGGTGGGATCCTGCACTGACACGACTTATACAAACATCGGAATATTGGAAGATATGCCAGGATGTTAAAGACGAACATGgtattgtttatttttgaggaTATTGTGATGTTGCAAATAATTCCTACTTTATTATTGTCAACGTTCCGGTGACAATACCTTATTCAAAGCAAGCATAATAAAAGGACAATTCATTTATTGAAATGTACGCACCTTCTGGATTTTATTATGTTTTCCTGCTTTCCTTgtgtattataatattttttctatttagatgataatgtgtatttttatatacTCCTTGTAATGGAAGTTGTATTTATTAATCCATGATTGTACACTAGTTTTGGTTTATCTTCATTATCCTATATATTATTTATTAGTTAGCTCCCTAGTGTCTATCCAAGAGTGTCGAAAAGCCCTTTGTCGCCGTAACGTGGTAGGACTACTTAATTATCATCGCCGCGATCTTCATAACCTCTAATCACATTGGTCATTTGCGGAACTTGCAACGAGtggaataaaataattttattatgtGCGGactgaaattgaggtcaaccaaggtcaaaggtcatcacggaggcttcaaatttcaaactttgccctaTCAAACTCAATTTTGGTGAgcggaatccttgatacaagcgAAATAAAATacaggtcaaccgaggtcaacgGTCAACATGGGTTCAAATATCAAACTTCGCCGATCAGGCTTAGACTTGATGGGTGGAATCCTGCATATGAGGGAACGCGAAAAATataatcaaggtcatccgaggtcaaaggtcaccagtGGCTAAATTTTTAACTTCTCCCGATTGACTTAAACTTAGTGAAAGTAATTTTCCATAttacgggagcatgaacaaaatcaaacctaggtcacttgaggtcaaaggtcacatggggtcaaatgttagagtatgcTTAATCGGGTTTAAAAGTGGTAAAAATATTGCTCAATGTAACGtcaacatgtcaaaaagtcaaaagagtCATCAGGGGTAAAACAGCATCGctatcagttactctcacagctacCCAGGGACAGCTACGGGTATATTAGTATACGTCCAACACCAACCTTCCAaattcaattatttcaatcaaaatgtcATTCCTCTCCTAATAATAACAAATGAAAATCGAAGTAACACTGTACTACATCTTTATCTTGAcagttcctcatttgctcgccttattccttttaaaatgaatttgcaTTTCGTCTATTTAATGAGTTGTTTACTACCTTCATATAAATTCTACGTTTTAGGTTATGACAAACTAGTGGCGTAGCTGGgtttttgtttggggggggggggggggatccatATTGAGGGGCGGGACACCACTGGGTCCTCAAacctgaaaagaaaaaaataggtcACTTATATTTAATATCACACTATCACATGTTTCTTATTCCACTGTTTCAATTCGTAAAGACTGTTAGTTCCACATAAACAACTCTACAACTGCATGGAGAGGGCCGGGCCGATACTAACCATTTTGTAAGGGGCGATCGCCCCAACCGAAGCTAAACCGCTATGGCAAACacgtttttttttcttccttggaTTAGCGATTCGACAAAATATCGGCGCTGCACTTTTCGCAACCGCAAACCTTTGATACTGACAATAACACTTCAACAACTTCAAAGTAGACAACATGTGCAAATTCCAGTTATTTAACAGtttacataatattttattttcattttacaggTCATATGCCCGGAAGTGATCCAAAGGATTTATGCATTGGATATTAAAATATTAGATTCTGTACTTTGATATACGGAATTTGGCAAGCTATATTAATTGAACGTTTTCATCGAGTTAAAGCTAAGGAGCTGTGCGATAAACATTGATTCTGggccccagtatcaacaaaaaacatcaggGCCACAGGGCCGGCAGGGCCGAGGCCGACGACTCCCATACggcgactaaacactccaagtgggacgcCAATGTAggggccccgcagggcatgaaatCAATGAGTacccttaagggtgacgggctgtctctaaaaataacttaatgttaaaaccttcagtaaccttaatgtaacggcCTTGAAATGTAATGTAACTTATAAAAATACtactttttatattctatggtgttaaatatgTATTCACAACGTTTAAAATTATCGATAGCTATCGGTTACTGCCATATAGTgctatatatatgtgctatattggATCGATAAGCTATCGGTTACTGGTGCACACCAGTGGGTAAATtaaacagggcacctgtctcagGCACCTGAGGTACTAGGTATCATTgaagttggaacagataataaaacaaaataaagaaaaggggTGAAATAAAAATCATGAGCTATCTTGTCAAATATATAACAGAGCATGCCCTGTAAGGCTATAAACATGAATCAATTAAGAATCAATTAGAaattaaataatgaaaaaatcataTGCATAATGTAAAATGTGCCTACCGGTAGTCGGGCGACAtcccatttgtttttaaatattttctttcaaatgtttgATTGCACAAAATGCACATATTTTTACAACGCGCACAAAGTGGAGGCATTGTGATCGACGCTCTAATTACAacccacaaaaacatttttattccatGCTCTAGCTACACACAAATCTTCTCTACCATTAGTGTCGTCTTAGGACAAACTGTATGTTATTTCTTGAATAGCATTGGTTATTCCAATGGCACAGGCAGACAAGTAACATTCATTTAaaacacaaaataccacaaagaaaaaataatacacattaggatcacacaaggttctgaaaaGAAACGACACATACCGGCCAAAACTGCACAAAATACCTAAACAAAACACACCATCAAGGATCACACAAGATTTCCCTACCACCAACCCACAtgtaccgagaaccgcgaatgccgagagctgcgaaagccgagaaccgctcttgCCCGGCGCTCTTGTTATACAATCCTTGTAGTTACGATGAAACTCACGTCCACGAATAACAATATCACATACATAACTGCATACAATATAGGTATGTTATTATGATGTTTATCACTTCTACAACTAGTATCTCTACAAAATGAATCTGGAAACTTTAGATTCGAGTAGTACTAGTAGAATTTTTGTACAGGAGCGCAGTTCTGGTGTAAATAAGCTGCTTCTAATGTTGTTGGTTGTTGCAATACTATTGTCGTCAGTTGCTTTGGTTGTGGCGTTAATAAGTTTGACGCAGAATGGAGGTACAACTATGGTTGCCCTCACTGGACTAGAAGGTTTGTGAGTTCTTTATGGATTATTATCATTATTCATAAATGCACAATTCGTAACAACATGGAACAAAATTGAACTTGATGGGGgtgttttttttgtatgtatgtttgtttgtttgtttgtttgtttgttgttgttttgtttttacattttttcataaTACTCGCAAAACCTTCCATTGAGTAATACACTGTGCGTGTGTAATCAACCATAATTGAACCGACTTGAACCGACTTGAAGTGaagaaaattgccaaaatatattattaagggtatacgaggtattgttggtcgaagcagccaaaaatcgattcTCATTATCCGAATCAAtatattatgataaggataatgaactgagtgcaatgcattcgtcaagataatcgcacgcgccttggagttattgcatttagctcgagagccgataggctcaagagctaaatgcaataactccatggcaagtgcaattatcttgacgaatgtatttgcacgagtacattatccgtcatacactttgagtgtaggcctattaaaacaataggcaatattaattgctgcattctttatattagttttaatattagggaaaatatcttacattttaaaaacaccgtcaggacattgaccagctacgtagcatttaactggtaaagaaaatcaatcccgtataagttagctatcaatggtatcgattgcgccatatgtcatactttagtaacttattcacgcatggtttgtaaccaattgactttatgttgtgatcatttaatatcgtggtttcgaacacagagagcactgaaccagttggaaacgatcgatttagatgtccgactagtactgcGGTGAATATCagctggactttatagctctataatttgaactttaaaatctacttatattaaaacacacgacattgggatttaacaatttgttcagtattatcataggccttcaaacacatgtggttgaaggcctatggtatcataaagcatgatcatgatattatgcgctagtgtgtgtttcccgggcccggctatgttattttagatataggcctacatgtatttcatttgtaaaatgctgaatattttgcaatggtgtcatcttgtataattatgatccacctgtttttggccctttttaattaatagaagctcgattattctcatttgatgtttgatttatttgaggtcattaatcataatttatgacaatgatctgccctttgcacgagcgattgccgaatagggtgcaactctactagtcttatcaagactgccctaccccaaccctaaaccctaaccctaaactccgtaaacgaggactggactcaagtctaacgagttgcaccctattcggtaattgtaccctattatagaacaccgtttgtaactataccattttaacaccacagaatgtatattcgtacttttttgatggtatatatatatcgaacagacaattatatagttatgtgacctctgtgtcgaaagcgtcacctaactctactatatggttatgtgaaagtagtatttctagtatttgagcgtgcacgtattatctagaatctattgtttagcgtgcaggttttagataatgcattgtttagcgtgcaggtttatataatttgggctgtgaagggtagttcgcgaaaataatgcacgggagaagaatacataacgatgaatagaaacgggcactagaagtgtattgaaaaataacactttggtgtcttgcaaaagttcattctacaaatcatgttgtttcagccctctttacaacataactcaagaaccacaggacctacacaagtatatctgtgatatttgaattcttctacacgctcgctatgaatttagcaatgcaatttttgctaaagctcactaccatttgcaagatgctgcgaactactttattttttcttcgaccaacaatacatcgtatacccttaaaccatAATTTTATCAGGATCACATCTTCAAAACAAATTATCACTGAGCCCTGCTTTGTTGCCAAATACACTAGACgaagttttgaatgagaaaacggacattttagtgagaaacggccaaaatggaaagaatttaaattttctcattcttttggatgagaaacttcgtggtgtgtgtgtcaatcattattgtcttattaaaactggtgacaattggtaatccccgctgagctcaaaagaaacatgattattttctcatccaaaagaatgagaaaatttaaattctttccattttggccgtttctcatcaaaatgtccgttttctcatccaaaatttcATCTTGTGATCTAGGTCGCTAGAGGGAGCTATGTGGAGATATTTGAGTGAGCATGTTGTCATGCTACATTatccctaacacccaaccctactttttgctatcggaagttaaagaagaaacgaaaaaggagagaagattaaTAGAGAAGTCACTTGACACACCCGGCATTCGAACCTTAGACCACCTCCCCCTAATCAATTTTTTTATCcattcaggtttaaggatgccaaaaacatcccaaacccatagcgccctgcACTAATAGCCTTCCATTAACTTCTAAAACATGTTTTCTAATTTGCAGCGATCCGATATCTGGCCAGTTAAAGGGAATTGTGGTCGACATAGTAAACGCGGGTACGTGTTTCATCTTAGTTTTTTTCGTTGAATTCGTAATGATATTTCTATCCACTTTTTGAGCCATTTttttagtattaattttcaaaaactagataacaatatctaggaaccgttttttttttaaaattttgaccaactttgagaaatttgcaccaaaatggtccaaaaatgcttaattaaaaaaaattcaaatatttttggtgaacttggtaaaaaaaaaccgctcctaaatatttttatctagttgtacttaaagtgtatgtagctggaatgaaaagccgacgatcaattgaaaatgttatccTTTCATactaaagaaatacattttttttacaaaaagaccttaattgttttgatgttttgaggAAAAAGCCACATCTTCCATGCAAAATGTTAGAGTTTTTagttgatcgtcggctttgcatatataatttttaatcatttgctataaaatatatattatatcgcgaatttcaaaaaatgaacattatttgatatcagaaagacattctttatattcagaatacaattcgatatgtctgatgtgctctcatgtcccacaaaaaatactgtcgaaacgctcaaaacgctcattccagatcccttaatgttttGAAGTTTTGAGGAAAAAGCCATATCTTCCATGCAAAATGTCAgagttttcaattgatcgtcggcttttcatatgtaattttgaatcatttgctataaaaaaatgtatattatatcgcgaatttcaaaaaatcatttatttgaaaaaaaaaagtgatatcagaaagacattcttcgtattcagaatgcaactcgatatgtctcatgtgctctcgtgtcccacaaaaatactgtgtaaacgtaCACACCTCAGCCCTTAACATAAGAGCTAtcaattttggtgcaatttgtatAATTGTCATTTTCC
It encodes:
- the LOC140141284 gene encoding uncharacterized protein isoform X2, whose amino-acid sequence is MATLESSDTGRILAQGRGSGVNKLLQMLVVVAILLSSVALVVALISLTQNGDTTMVTLTKQEGSNVKNDRIWNIRMGNGRSNYIYIDQTSGQLKGFIVDIVNAVCQLANKDCRLVYDVYQRCWVSEKGQVPRGGIGLLSGWYDACAGWIPAHSRARTFKFGKSWSKPIDFHFATKTGNPRGFNPTDVTNMTFGFVDGFVNDEFCLARQTSIKGSTLSVSQMQHYDTYADMLNAVLSGEVDVCISYGSAGAALPPGLTILEDPVLDCSLNHSGGAVMMRMDNPLLEWWDPALTRLIQTSEYWKICQDVKDEHGHMPGSDPKDLCIGY
- the LOC140141284 gene encoding uncharacterized protein isoform X3 — protein: MATLESSDTGRILAQGRGSGVNKLLQMLVVVAILLSSVALVVALISLTQNGDTTMVTLTKQEGSNVKNDRIWNIRMGNGRSNYIYIDQTSGQLKGFIVDIVNAVCQLANKDCRLVYDVYQRCWVSEKGQVPRGGIGLLSGWYDACAGWIPAHSRARTFKFGKSWSKPIDFHFATKTGNPRGFNPTDVTNMTFGFVDGFVNDEFCLARQTSIKGSTLSVSQMQHYDTYADMLNAVLSGEVDVCISYGSAGAALPPGLTILEDPVLDCSLNHSGGAVMMRMDNPLLEWWDPALTRLIQTSEYWKICQDVKDEHGHMPGTDPEELCIGY